From Desulfobaccales bacterium, the proteins below share one genomic window:
- the rpsO gene encoding 30S ribosomal protein S15: MALDTEHKQEIIDRYRLHDADTGSPEVQVAILSERISYLTDHFKVHAKDHHSRRGLIKLVGQRRRLLNYLKDRDIERYRALIERLGLRK; the protein is encoded by the coding sequence GTGGCCCTAGATACAGAACATAAACAGGAGATTATTGATCGTTACCGGCTGCATGACGCCGACACCGGCTCACCGGAAGTGCAGGTGGCCATCTTGAGCGAGCGCATCAGTTACTTGACGGATCATTTTAAGGTCCATGCCAAGGACCACCATTCCCGTCGGGGATTGATCAAGCTGGTGGGACAACGCCGGCGCCTCCTGAATTATCTGAAAGACAGAGACATCGAACGTTACCGGGCTTTGATCGAGCGACTTGGCCTGAGAAAATAG
- the nusA gene encoding transcription termination factor NusA gives MNIELKRIIDQVSRDKGIDKELLIGAIKDAIRSAAKKKYGPRLEIEVEYQDETGEIEVFQYKQVVEGVKDPNLEISLEEGRIEDPECEVGDSLGFKMDASAFGRIAAQSAKQVIMQRMKDAERDLVYEDYKDRKGEIMNGIVQRLDPEGIIVNLGRTEALLPPMEQVPREIYHKGERIRAYVLDVKRQTRGPQIILSRTHPQFLVVLFESEVPEISEGIVQILGCAREPGSRSKIAVSSRDSDVDPVGACVGMKGARVQNIVQELRGEKIDIIPWHPDEAKFATNALAPAQVSRIIMSKESQTMEVIVPDDQLSLAIGKRGQNVRLASRLVGWKIDVKSESKYSKSLKEGYLSLLSIPGVGEITASLLHEAGYSSAREVAETSLDELLQSTGLTEKKATALIAAAQEMIQGGGPEDAADTPEKTAGVQES, from the coding sequence ATGAATATTGAATTGAAGCGCATCATCGATCAGGTAAGCCGCGATAAGGGGATCGATAAAGAGCTGCTCATCGGTGCCATTAAGGACGCCATTCGTTCCGCCGCCAAAAAGAAGTATGGCCCGCGTCTGGAAATCGAGGTGGAATACCAGGACGAAACCGGGGAGATCGAGGTCTTTCAATATAAGCAAGTGGTGGAGGGCGTCAAAGACCCCAACCTGGAAATTTCTTTGGAAGAGGGCCGGATAGAGGACCCGGAATGCGAAGTGGGCGACAGCCTGGGCTTTAAAATGGACGCCTCGGCCTTCGGGCGCATTGCGGCGCAGTCGGCCAAACAGGTGATCATGCAGCGCATGAAAGACGCCGAGCGAGACCTGGTGTACGAAGACTACAAGGATCGTAAAGGCGAGATCATGAACGGCATCGTGCAGCGCCTGGACCCCGAGGGTATCATCGTCAATTTGGGGCGCACCGAAGCTTTGCTGCCGCCTATGGAGCAGGTCCCCCGGGAAATCTACCATAAAGGGGAGCGCATCCGGGCCTACGTTCTGGACGTGAAGCGCCAGACCCGGGGTCCTCAGATCATCCTGTCCCGGACCCATCCCCAGTTCCTGGTGGTCCTGTTTGAATCCGAAGTGCCGGAGATTTCCGAGGGCATCGTCCAGATTTTGGGCTGCGCCCGGGAACCGGGCAGCCGTTCCAAGATCGCCGTATCTTCCCGGGATTCGGATGTAGACCCGGTGGGAGCCTGCGTCGGCATGAAGGGGGCCCGGGTCCAAAACATCGTGCAGGAACTGCGGGGCGAAAAGATCGACATCATCCCCTGGCATCCCGATGAGGCCAAGTTTGCCACCAACGCCCTGGCCCCGGCCCAGGTGAGCCGCATCATTATGAGTAAGGAAAGCCAGACCATGGAAGTGATCGTGCCGGATGATCAGCTTTCCCTGGCTATCGGCAAGCGGGGCCAGAACGTCAGGCTGGCGTCGCGGCTGGTGGGCTGGAAAATCGACGTCAAGAGCGAGTCCAAGTACTCAAAATCATTGAAAGAAGGTTATCTCTCTTTGTTGAGCATTCCCGGCGTGGGCGAGATCACGGCCAGTCTCTTGCATGAGGCAGGGTACTCGTCGGCCCGGGAGGTGGCGGAAACCAGCCTGGATGAGCTGCTCCAGTCCACCGGATTGACTGAGAAGAAGGCCACGGCGCTCATCGCTGCGGCTCAGGAAATGATCCAAGGGGGCGGGCCGGAGGATGCGGCCGATACCCCTGAGAAGACGGCCGGGGTCCAGGAAAGTTAA
- the rbfA gene encoding 30S ribosome-binding factor RbfA encodes MKQRTPTGRPTRVAELLRERLALILLNKCADPRLKELTLTEVEMSPDLKQARVFYVVRENVDKIQVTKALDKALGFIKQEVAKENLFRLMPEFFFLPDPGLDRAAQLEKLFEAAREQHGPGEPEER; translated from the coding sequence GTGAAACAACGGACCCCCACGGGCCGCCCCACCCGGGTGGCGGAATTGCTCCGGGAACGGCTGGCGCTGATCCTGCTCAACAAGTGCGCCGACCCCCGTCTCAAGGAACTCACCCTCACCGAGGTGGAGATGAGCCCGGATTTAAAGCAGGCCCGGGTATTCTATGTGGTGCGGGAAAACGTGGACAAAATCCAGGTGACCAAGGCGCTGGACAAGGCCCTGGGCTTCATCAAACAGGAAGTGGCCAAAGAAAACCTTTTCCGTTTGATGCCGGAGTTCTTCTTCCTGCCGGATCCAGGTCTGGACCGGGCGGCGCAGTTGGAGAAGTTGTTTGAGGCGGCCAGGGAACAGCATGGACCAGGGGAACCGGAAGAGCGTTGA
- a CDS encoding nucleotidyltransferase family protein, translated as MKKSSDAILKIIEENRETLKRFGVRSLGLFGSVARGEATESSDLDFLVELEKKSFDAYMDLKDYLEELFACDVDLVMKDALKPRLKEPILKETIYAQGL; from the coding sequence ATGAAAAAAAGTTCGGATGCAATCCTGAAAATCATCGAGGAGAACCGGGAAACGCTTAAAAGGTTTGGGGTCCGGAGTTTGGGGCTGTTTGGCTCCGTGGCCCGGGGCGAAGCCACGGAAAGTAGTGATCTAGATTTCCTGGTAGAATTAGAGAAGAAGAGTTTTGATGCTTATATGGATCTTAAAGATTATTTAGAAGAATTGTTTGCCTGCGACGTGGACTTGGTAATGAAAGATGCTCTTAAGCCCAGGCTTAAAGAGCCGATATTAAAAGAAACGATCTATGCCCAGGGATTATAA
- a CDS encoding DUF503 domain-containing protein, with protein MIIAAALITLIIPENDSLKGKRRVVKSLIEKVRHKFEAAVAEVGDNDLWQKAKIGVALVGNDSQFLESRLQQIMKYIENQNLAEIIDFQVELCYLEK; from the coding sequence ATGATTATCGCCGCAGCCCTGATTACGCTGATTATCCCGGAGAACGACTCCTTGAAGGGTAAACGGCGGGTGGTTAAAAGCCTGATCGAGAAAGTGCGGCACAAGTTCGAGGCGGCCGTAGCCGAAGTGGGTGACAACGATTTGTGGCAGAAGGCCAAGATCGGCGTGGCCCTGGTGGGCAATGATTCCCAGTTTCTGGAAAGCCGGCTGCAGCAAATCATGAAATATATCGAGAACCAGAACCTGGCGGAGATTATCGATTTCCAGGTGGAACTCTGTTACCTGGAGAAGTGA
- a CDS encoding bifunctional riboflavin kinase/FAD synthetase has translation MVYHDLPPGESAFSRTVVTIGNFDGVHLGHRAILDRVQKRARELGGQAVAVTFNPHPVKVLRPEVNLPLLTTQDQKLKLLADAGLDAVVVLPFSLKFAALPAREFVRQYFCERLRAREVVVGHDYCFGRGREGNIDLLREMGSVHGFTVQVVWGVEVQGAVVSSSLIRAMLRLGKVTEAGRLLGRPYGVAGRVVQGKGRGAKLLGVPTANILTPNELLPASGIYAVWVSRGDAILPGVANIGTCPTFDNSELSLEVHLLDFSGDLYGEPLEVQFVARLREEQRFPSLEALAAQIHADIAVARQVLSP, from the coding sequence ATGGTATATCATGATCTCCCCCCCGGGGAGTCAGCTTTTTCCCGAACGGTGGTCACTATTGGCAATTTTGACGGAGTCCACCTGGGGCACCGGGCAATCCTGGACCGGGTGCAAAAGCGGGCCCGTGAGCTGGGGGGGCAGGCTGTGGCGGTAACTTTTAATCCCCATCCCGTAAAGGTCTTGCGGCCTGAAGTCAACTTGCCACTCCTGACTACCCAGGATCAGAAACTCAAGCTCCTGGCCGATGCCGGGTTGGATGCGGTGGTGGTTCTGCCGTTTTCCCTAAAATTTGCGGCGCTGCCGGCTCGGGAGTTTGTGAGACAATATTTCTGCGAGCGCCTTCGGGCCCGGGAAGTGGTGGTGGGTCATGACTACTGTTTCGGCCGGGGCCGGGAGGGTAATATCGACCTTCTCCGGGAGATGGGATCCGTCCATGGGTTTACCGTACAGGTGGTTTGGGGGGTGGAAGTCCAGGGCGCGGTGGTGAGTAGTTCCCTGATCCGGGCTATGCTGAGGCTGGGGAAAGTGACGGAAGCCGGACGGCTCCTGGGGCGGCCTTACGGCGTGGCGGGCCGGGTAGTCCAGGGCAAGGGACGAGGGGCCAAGCTTTTAGGAGTGCCCACGGCCAATATCTTGACGCCGAACGAGCTGTTACCGGCCAGCGGTATTTACGCGGTCTGGGTCAGCCGGGGCGACGCTATTCTTCCCGGGGTGGCCAATATCGGCACCTGTCCCACCTTTGATAATTCCGAGCTTTCCCTTGAGGTGCATCTCCTGGATTTTTCCGGCGATTTGTACGGCGAACCTTTGGAGGTACAATTTGTCGCCCGGTTGCGGGAGGAGCAGCGCTTTCCTTCTCTTGAGGCCCTGGCGGCCCAGATCCACGCGGATATCGCCGTGGCCCGGCAGGTCCTAAGCCCTTGA
- the rimP gene encoding ribosome maturation factor RimP — protein sequence MTDEVGTKADVVTRLEELILPLLESQGAELVELQYARPRRGRAILRLFVDRPGGGITLEEITRISRIVSGLLDVHDVIPSSFTLEVSSPGLTRALKKPQDYQRFVGRLVRVTTRAPWEGSQVHSGILQGLEDDGVYLKEGDHIVCIPLSEIARARLDIDQKNIGKEG from the coding sequence GTGACAGACGAAGTTGGAACCAAAGCAGACGTGGTAACCCGGTTGGAGGAGCTGATCCTGCCGCTCCTGGAATCCCAGGGCGCAGAGCTGGTGGAATTGCAATACGCCCGGCCCCGGCGAGGACGCGCCATCCTGCGCCTGTTTGTGGACCGTCCCGGCGGAGGCATCACCCTGGAGGAGATCACCCGGATCAGCCGGATCGTGAGCGGCCTGTTGGATGTCCACGACGTCATCCCCAGTTCCTTCACCCTGGAGGTGTCGTCGCCGGGCCTGACCCGGGCTCTGAAGAAGCCCCAGGATTATCAACGTTTCGTGGGCCGGCTGGTGCGGGTCACCACCCGGGCGCCTTGGGAAGGCAGCCAGGTGCATAGCGGCATCCTGCAAGGTCTGGAAGACGATGGGGTTTATCTCAAAGAGGGAGATCACATCGTGTGTATCCCCTTGAGTGAGATCGCCCGGGCCCGGCTGGATATCGACCAGAAAAATATTGGCAAGGAGGGCTAG
- the truB gene encoding tRNA pseudouridine(55) synthase TruB, protein MISGILLIDKPADVTSFEVVRRARRVLKIRKIGHLGTLDPFATGLLPLCLLEATKLVPYLMPEPKTYRARVKLGVTTDTQDCTGTIIATNEAMPTPEEIIQAATGLVGEVTQVPPQYSAVHYQGERAYRLARRGEVAELAPRTVTIYDLTVDELVIPEFTMTVACSQGTYIRTLAQDLGEVLGCGAHLAALRRLAVGPFKVDDALPLVTLAELSQEGLVSRIVPLTDCLPRLRSIEVDAAAARQLRQGRPLVHGATDLHEGEQVRILADAELIAVAQVRNLTPQAVLAPVRVFLSGQL, encoded by the coding sequence ATGATCTCCGGCATCCTCCTCATTGACAAGCCCGCGGACGTGACCTCCTTCGAGGTGGTGCGCCGGGCCCGGCGGGTGTTGAAGATTCGGAAGATCGGTCACCTTGGCACCCTGGACCCCTTTGCTACGGGCCTGTTGCCCCTGTGCCTGCTGGAAGCCACCAAGCTGGTGCCCTACCTGATGCCCGAACCCAAGACCTACCGGGCGCGGGTAAAATTGGGGGTTACCACCGACACCCAGGATTGCACCGGGACGATCATTGCCACCAACGAGGCGATGCCGACCCCGGAGGAGATTATCCAGGCGGCCACCGGCCTTGTGGGAGAGGTGACCCAAGTGCCGCCGCAGTACTCCGCGGTGCATTACCAGGGAGAGCGCGCCTACCGTCTGGCCCGCCGGGGAGAGGTGGCGGAGTTGGCGCCCCGGACCGTGACGATTTATGATTTGACCGTGGACGAACTGGTTATCCCGGAGTTTACCATGACGGTTGCCTGTTCCCAGGGCACCTATATCCGCACCCTGGCCCAGGATTTGGGCGAGGTTCTGGGATGCGGGGCGCATCTGGCGGCCTTGCGCCGCCTGGCAGTGGGACCGTTTAAGGTGGACGACGCTCTTCCGCTGGTGACTTTGGCAGAGCTGAGCCAGGAGGGACTGGTGAGCCGGATTGTGCCGCTTACCGACTGCCTGCCGAGGCTGCGCTCCATCGAGGTGGACGCAGCCGCAGCCCGGCAGTTGCGCCAGGGCCGGCCTCTGGTGCACGGCGCAACGGATTTGCATGAAGGCGAACAGGTGCGGATTCTGGCGGACGCCGAACTGATAGCTGTGGCCCAGGTAAGGAACCTGACGCCCCAGGCGGTGCTGGCCCCGGTGCGAGTGTTTTTGAGCGGTCAGCTTTAA
- the pnp gene encoding polyribonucleotide nucleotidyltransferase, with protein MAKKTYTVEIGGRDLYFETGHLAQQASGSVLVRYGENAVLVTATMSDSPREGIDFLPLTVDYMERAYAAGRVPGSFFRREIGRPSEKETLTSRFIDRPMRPLFPKGTVNEIQIIATVLSGDMEIDPDIVALNGAAAALEISDIPFNGPVAAVRVGKVDGQLVINPTNSQLKESTLNLIVAGAPQGLVMVEAGARMIQEDEVLEALFFAQEQLQPILELIKGMGREIGEPKRQVVEPPDYPELRQKIEALAKDKILAAVVIPEKKARYKALDQARDEVLADLGSEVEGLEKVAKGLFSEFKKKLVRNLMLTEQRRIDGRSYTEVRPITGEINILSRSHGSAVFTRGETQALAVATLGTPSDEQKIETLVGETFKSFMLHYNFPPYSVGETRMIRGPGRREIGHGALAERAISQVLPSAEEFPYTIRIVSEILSSNGSSSMATICGGSMALMDAGVPIKAAVAGVAMGLIKEDDRVAVLSDILGDEDSLGDMDFKVAGTADGITALQMDIKMTGLTREIMGQALTQAREARLHILGKMNEVIDAPSPTLKEHAPKIIVLTINPDKIREVIGPGGKMVKSIVAATGVKIDIEDDGRIHISSADQTAANEAIRLINEIIEEAEIGATYTGKVKKIMDFGAFVEILPGTDGLVHISEMAHRRVKTVDEILKEGDVVTVKVLDVDRQGKIRLSIKALIPNDNPQPDDSDRRGGRVPKKRPE; from the coding sequence ATGGCAAAAAAGACATATACAGTAGAAATTGGGGGTCGCGACCTCTATTTCGAAACGGGTCATTTGGCCCAACAGGCCAGCGGTTCAGTGTTGGTCCGTTATGGGGAAAATGCGGTCCTGGTTACCGCAACCATGTCCGACTCACCCAGAGAGGGCATTGATTTTTTACCCCTGACCGTGGATTACATGGAGAGGGCTTATGCCGCCGGACGGGTGCCCGGGAGTTTCTTTCGGAGAGAAATCGGGCGGCCCTCAGAAAAAGAGACCCTGACCTCCCGGTTCATTGACCGGCCGATGAGGCCGCTCTTCCCCAAGGGGACGGTCAACGAAATTCAGATTATTGCTACCGTGCTCTCCGGAGACATGGAAATTGATCCGGATATCGTCGCCTTAAACGGCGCCGCCGCGGCCCTGGAGATCTCCGATATCCCCTTTAACGGACCGGTGGCCGCAGTGCGGGTAGGCAAGGTCGATGGGCAACTCGTAATCAATCCCACCAATTCCCAGCTCAAAGAGAGCACCTTGAATCTCATCGTGGCCGGGGCGCCCCAGGGCCTGGTGATGGTGGAAGCCGGCGCGCGGATGATCCAGGAAGATGAAGTGCTGGAAGCCCTGTTTTTCGCCCAGGAGCAGCTCCAGCCCATCTTAGAGCTTATCAAGGGCATGGGCCGGGAGATCGGCGAGCCCAAACGGCAGGTGGTAGAGCCGCCCGATTACCCGGAGTTGCGTCAGAAAATCGAGGCCCTGGCCAAAGATAAGATCCTGGCCGCGGTGGTCATCCCTGAAAAGAAGGCCCGCTATAAGGCCTTGGATCAGGCGCGTGATGAGGTGCTGGCCGACCTGGGGTCCGAGGTGGAAGGTCTGGAGAAAGTTGCCAAGGGCCTTTTCTCGGAGTTTAAGAAAAAGCTGGTGCGGAATTTGATGCTCACGGAACAACGCCGCATCGACGGCCGCAGCTACACCGAAGTCCGTCCTATTACCGGAGAAATCAACATCCTCAGCCGTAGCCACGGCTCCGCGGTCTTTACCCGCGGCGAAACTCAGGCTCTGGCCGTCGCCACCCTGGGGACCCCTTCGGATGAACAGAAAATCGAGACCCTGGTGGGCGAGACCTTCAAGTCCTTCATGCTCCACTATAATTTTCCCCCGTATTCGGTGGGGGAAACCCGCATGATTAGAGGGCCTGGACGACGGGAAATTGGCCACGGGGCCTTGGCCGAGCGCGCCATTTCCCAGGTACTGCCGTCCGCGGAAGAGTTTCCCTATACCATCCGCATCGTGTCTGAAATCCTCTCCTCTAACGGCTCTTCTTCCATGGCGACGATCTGCGGGGGCTCCATGGCCCTGATGGACGCGGGCGTGCCCATCAAGGCGGCGGTAGCCGGAGTGGCCATGGGTCTCATCAAAGAGGACGACCGGGTAGCGGTGTTGTCCGACATCCTGGGCGATGAAGACTCTCTCGGCGACATGGACTTCAAGGTGGCCGGAACCGCAGACGGGATCACCGCCCTCCAGATGGATATCAAAATGACGGGATTGACCCGGGAGATCATGGGCCAGGCCCTGACTCAGGCCCGGGAGGCCCGGCTGCATATTCTGGGGAAGATGAACGAAGTTATCGACGCGCCGTCTCCCACCCTCAAGGAACACGCGCCCAAGATCATCGTGCTCACCATCAATCCCGACAAGATTCGGGAGGTGATCGGACCCGGTGGTAAAATGGTGAAGTCGATCGTGGCGGCCACCGGAGTAAAGATCGACATCGAAGACGATGGCCGCATCCATATCTCCTCGGCCGACCAGACCGCGGCTAATGAAGCTATTCGGTTGATCAACGAGATCATCGAAGAAGCGGAAATCGGCGCCACCTACACGGGCAAGGTGAAGAAGATCATGGATTTCGGCGCTTTTGTGGAAATCCTGCCGGGCACCGACGGCCTGGTGCACATCTCGGAGATGGCCCATCGCCGGGTTAAAACCGTAGACGAGATCCTCAAGGAAGGCGACGTAGTCACGGTCAAGGTTCTGGACGTGGACCGGCAGGGGAAGATTCGCCTGTCCATCAAGGCCTTGATTCCTAATGATAACCCCCAGCCGGACGATTCGGATCGCAGGGGGGGGCGTGTACCAAAAAAGCGTCCTGAGTAA
- a CDS encoding DUF86 domain-containing protein, translating into MPRDYKIYLSDIIECIERIQDYTAGLSLVDFCNDRKTIDAVIRNLEIIGEAARRLPEGFRIKFPDVEWGRIVSLRNILIHEYPGIDLETIWDIIENKLSLLKKQVNKILKDSN; encoded by the coding sequence ATGCCCAGGGATTATAAAATCTACCTTAGTGATATAATCGAATGTATTGAAAGGATACAAGATTATACAGCAGGATTATCATTAGTTGATTTTTGTAATGATAGAAAAACTATCGACGCGGTAATCCGGAATCTTGAAATAATTGGTGAAGCTGCCAGAAGATTACCCGAAGGATTTAGAATAAAATTCCCTGATGTGGAGTGGGGCAGGATTGTTAGTCTAAGAAATATCTTGATTCATGAATATCCAGGGATCGACCTGGAGACTATATGGGACATTATTGAGAATAAGCTTTCGTTATTAAAAAAGCAGGTTAACAAGATTCTGAAAGACTCAAATTAA
- the infB gene encoding translation initiation factor IF-2 — protein sequence MGKTRIGNLAKELKMDVGELIHRLRDELGLQEKITYLSLLDDETVARARQTITTAVPQVEELRVGDKVKRRRRVAPPPPVIPPAPPPEETAEAEAAPPPPPKPVIKPRKPKETVARVVSLPPKEKPAPIEVAPPPPPAAAPPAAPEGPTAVTPEATPEIPEVAAVTPPPPPPPQPAATPPAAAPKPPQTADSGAALKRQRGKAKKKEMPARIISLPPEKPATPPPAAPVHRPAAAERPAARPTGARPAPAAARPGAGPVKPPVVVEEKKAGQGKKKVKRPETEAARAAKPVKKREVRERADLYSGAEGETRGSGRRKGMKKAIKKVSKSELTVPKAIKRRVKVGESITVGELAKRMGIKSGEIIKQLMHMGIIATINYPIDFESATLVAGEFGYEVEHASMQEEDLLAVAPRQAGEATPRPPVVTIMGHVDHGKTSLLDAIRRTRVTEGEAGGITQHIGAYYVNLPEKQGEVVFLDTPGHEAFTAMRARGAKVTDLVVLVVAADDGVMEQTTEAINHARAAGVPLVVAVNKIDKPNANAERVKRELSTAGVVSEEWGGDVLFTEVSAKKRIGIKELLEKILLQAEILDLKAVANAPASGWIIESRLDKGRGPVGTVLVQEGTLKPGDYFVCGPQYGRVRALFDDRGEKIDEVPPGLPAEVQGFNGVPEAGDEFIVLEDERKAKQIAMMRQQKQRESTLARISRVTLEKLYQQVRDGAVKELKMVLKADVHGSIEALAKALSELGTKDIKVSMIHSGLGEVSESDIMLASASDAIVVGFNVRANPKAISLAEQEQVDVRYYDIIYALLHDIHAALEGLLEPIVEEKIMGRAEVRQVFSITKVGTIAGCMVLDGKIERNSLARVLRGGKKVSEGGKINSLKRFKEDAKEVLAGYECGIGIDRFNDYKEGDIIEAYIQEKVKAVLEAPAARPEIQAE from the coding sequence ATGGGTAAGACCAGGATTGGAAATTTGGCCAAAGAATTGAAAATGGATGTTGGAGAGTTGATCCACCGTCTCCGGGATGAACTGGGGCTGCAGGAAAAAATCACCTATCTCAGTCTGTTGGATGATGAGACAGTGGCCCGGGCGCGCCAGACGATCACCACCGCGGTGCCTCAGGTTGAGGAGCTGCGGGTGGGTGATAAGGTCAAGCGCCGTCGACGGGTGGCGCCGCCGCCCCCGGTTATACCGCCGGCACCGCCCCCGGAGGAAACTGCCGAGGCGGAAGCCGCGCCACCGCCTCCTCCCAAGCCGGTGATCAAGCCCCGGAAACCCAAGGAGACCGTGGCCCGGGTAGTATCGCTGCCTCCCAAAGAGAAGCCTGCGCCCATTGAAGTGGCGCCGCCGCCACCCCCGGCCGCGGCACCCCCTGCAGCACCGGAAGGACCGACTGCAGTGACCCCCGAGGCAACCCCCGAAATCCCCGAGGTGGCAGCGGTCACACCCCCGCCTCCACCTCCACCCCAGCCTGCGGCCACACCACCTGCGGCCGCGCCAAAGCCGCCTCAGACGGCGGACTCAGGCGCGGCGTTGAAACGGCAGCGGGGTAAAGCCAAGAAGAAAGAAATGCCGGCCCGGATTATCAGCCTACCCCCTGAAAAACCGGCTACTCCCCCCCCGGCGGCGCCAGTGCATCGTCCCGCGGCGGCGGAACGGCCCGCAGCCAGGCCCACCGGAGCTAGACCGGCGCCTGCCGCGGCTAGGCCAGGGGCCGGACCGGTCAAGCCCCCCGTGGTCGTGGAAGAAAAGAAAGCCGGCCAGGGCAAGAAGAAGGTCAAGCGCCCGGAAACTGAGGCAGCTCGGGCGGCCAAACCTGTCAAAAAGCGGGAAGTCAGGGAACGGGCCGATCTGTATAGCGGTGCGGAAGGCGAGACCCGAGGCTCGGGCCGCCGCAAAGGCATGAAGAAGGCCATCAAGAAGGTCTCCAAGTCGGAGCTCACGGTGCCCAAGGCCATCAAGCGGCGGGTCAAGGTGGGGGAATCCATCACCGTGGGTGAGCTGGCCAAACGCATGGGCATCAAGTCCGGCGAAATCATCAAGCAGCTCATGCATATGGGCATAATCGCCACTATTAATTACCCCATTGATTTTGAATCCGCGACCCTTGTGGCCGGGGAATTCGGGTATGAAGTGGAACACGCCAGCATGCAGGAAGAAGATCTGCTGGCGGTCGCTCCCCGCCAAGCAGGCGAGGCCACTCCCCGGCCCCCGGTGGTTACCATCATGGGGCACGTGGACCACGGCAAAACTTCGCTCTTGGACGCCATACGCCGGACCCGGGTGACTGAAGGGGAGGCCGGCGGCATTACCCAGCATATCGGCGCCTACTATGTCAATCTGCCCGAAAAGCAAGGGGAAGTGGTCTTTCTGGATACGCCGGGCCATGAGGCCTTTACGGCGATGCGGGCCCGGGGCGCCAAGGTCACTGACCTGGTGGTGCTGGTAGTGGCCGCAGACGATGGCGTCATGGAACAGACTACGGAAGCCATTAACCATGCCAGGGCAGCAGGCGTACCCCTGGTGGTGGCCGTCAACAAAATTGACAAACCCAATGCCAACGCGGAGCGGGTGAAACGAGAACTGTCCACCGCGGGCGTGGTTTCCGAAGAATGGGGCGGCGACGTCCTGTTTACCGAGGTGTCGGCTAAAAAACGCATCGGCATCAAAGAATTGCTGGAGAAGATTCTCCTCCAGGCGGAAATCCTGGATCTCAAGGCCGTGGCGAATGCACCGGCCTCGGGCTGGATCATCGAATCCCGGCTGGATAAAGGGCGGGGTCCGGTGGGTACCGTGCTGGTCCAGGAAGGCACCTTAAAGCCTGGGGATTACTTTGTGTGCGGCCCGCAGTATGGCCGCGTGCGGGCCCTGTTCGACGACCGGGGCGAAAAAATTGATGAAGTGCCGCCGGGACTGCCCGCGGAAGTCCAGGGGTTCAACGGCGTCCCCGAGGCCGGGGACGAATTTATCGTACTGGAAGATGAGCGCAAGGCGAAGCAGATCGCTATGATGCGCCAGCAGAAGCAGCGAGAGTCCACTTTGGCCCGCATCAGCCGGGTAACCCTGGAAAAGCTCTACCAGCAGGTGCGGGATGGCGCGGTCAAGGAACTCAAGATGGTGCTCAAGGCCGACGTGCACGGTTCCATCGAGGCCCTGGCCAAGGCTCTGTCCGAGCTGGGGACCAAAGACATCAAGGTCTCCATGATCCATTCCGGTCTCGGCGAGGTCTCCGAAAGCGACATCATGCTGGCTTCGGCCTCGGATGCCATTGTGGTGGGGTTCAATGTCCGGGCCAATCCCAAGGCCATATCTCTGGCCGAGCAGGAGCAGGTGGATGTGCGCTATTACGACATCATCTATGCCCTGTTGCATGATATTCATGCCGCCCTGGAAGGGTTGCTGGAGCCCATCGTGGAAGAGAAGATCATGGGCCGCGCCGAAGTGCGCCAGGTCTTTTCTATCACCAAAGTGGGAACCATTGCCGGCTGTATGGTACTGGACGGCAAGATCGAACGCAACTCTCTGGCACGGGTGCTGCGCGGTGGCAAGAAGGTGTCCGAAGGCGGCAAGATCAATTCCCTGAAGCGCTTCAAAGAGGATGCCAAAGAGGTGCTGGCGGGGTATGAATGCGGTATCGGCATCGACCGGTTCAACGACTATAAAGAAGGCGACATTATTGAAGCCTATATCCAAGAGAAGGTGAAGGCCGTCCTGGAGGCCCCGGCGGCCAGGCCCGAAATCCAAGCCGAATAA